The following proteins are encoded in a genomic region of Hippoglossus hippoglossus isolate fHipHip1 chromosome 3, fHipHip1.pri, whole genome shotgun sequence:
- the obi1 gene encoding ORC ubiquitin ligase 1 encodes MALNYQTSTLSMTLPISCQICLGKVRQPVICGNHHVFCSSCMEMWLKKASQCPTCRVPITAESPCREIIGGSNESDHSDGPSMRKCLRKTRGELLLREYEGEIEGLIRENEELKTKNQSLEAQLKTALDPCSINTEQTDDMSVDPSVLEEMKNRLRAATDVCDKVKQDMDKLKEANKALRSQNVDLVQENMRLKAEVVSRSPQKFGRCTVAALEAKIQLYERDVDHLKRALERSDQYIEDLESRVTKSEKRSPEGQEGCGSSKAVTEALTRQQKISMMMRSLSDNERASICSNPETECRTISRNHSLTFVPSADHKEFNKNLAADKNSEDLENSSCDLLPTTPSSAFRSLTLRSPGIREKRVAFKPGSYLRKLDFEDFPNLGKTDSAIENHFNILDKYTKSLPPTTDVETSKSDFWGDWPRSNSTDQPCPGPSKESPVEESPSTDLEGDEPESYHMSSEASMDAAYLDKISELDSMMLDGESSSSRGSQLSLVPSPPADLDHTLIPEPQTCPGVMSTHNGNDQKNHPPGDDVDGTSIDKVAPKGAAEEGFAAQVSGSESRVNVSDCVEDDGLSQTEELSFDLLFDSLEDNQEGPSGSLSPAGKDHDHVSPSSSSFSCNGKPANTTRDRHALIISQPTKRKSHSPFSTSSPTKLSKLM; translated from the exons ATGGCTCTTAACTACCAGACGTCGACGCTTTCGATGACTCTGCCGATCTCGTGCCAGATATGTCTCGGGAAG gtcagaCAGCCGGTGATATGTGGCAACCACCACGTGTTCTGCTCGTCCTGCATGGAAATGTGGCTAAAGAAGGCGAGCCAGTGTCCCACCTGCAGGGTCCCCATCACAGCAGAGAGCCCCTGCAGAGAGATCATCG GAGGTTCCAATGAGAGTGATCACAGTGACGGCCCTTCCATGAGGAAATGTCTCCGGAAAACCAGAGGAGAACTGCTTTTACGGGAGTACGAG GGAGAAATTGAGGGTCTCATCAGAGAAAATGAGGAGCTGAAAACCAAGAATCAAAGTCTGGAGGCACAACTGAAAACTGCTCTGGATCCCTGCAGCATTAATACAGAGCAAACAGATGACATGAGCGTTGACCCCAGTGTCCtggaagaaatgaaaaacaggcTGCGGGCCGCCACAGATGTCTGCGATAAAGTAAAACAGGATATGGACAAACTAAAAGAG GCAAACAAGGCATTACGATCTCAAAATGTCGACCTTGTacaagagaacatgagactGAAGGCAGAGGTTGTGAGCAGATCTCCTCAGAA GTTTGGTCGTTGCACGGTGGCAGCACTGGAGGCTAAAATCCAGCTGTACGAGCGTGACGTGGACCATCTGAAGAGGGCTCTGGAGCGCAGTGACCAGTACATTGAAGACCTGGAGTCCCGGGTCACAAAGTCGGAGAAGAGAAGTCCTGAAGGGCAGGAAGGGTGTGGGAGCAGCAAGGCTGTGACGGAAGCTCTCACACGGCAACAGAAAATCAGCATGATGATGAGGAGCTTGAGTGACAATGAGAGGGCGTCAATCTGCAGCAACCCGGAGACAGAGTGTCGCACGATCTCGAGAAATCACAGTTTGACGTTCGTGCCGTCTGCAGACCACAAAGAGTTTAATAAGAATCTGGCTGCAGATAAGAATAGCGAGGACTTGGAGAACAGCTCCTGTGACTTGCTGCCCACCACTCCGTCGTCTGCTTTCCGTTCCCTGACTTTGAGAAGCCCTGGCATCCGTGAAAAGAGAGTCGCATTTAAGCCTGGGTCTTATCTGAGGAAGCTTGATTTTGAAGATTTTCCAAATCTTGGTAAGACGGACAGTGCCATTGAGAACCACTTCAACATCCTCGACAAGTACACCAAAAGCTTGCCTCCGACAACTGACGTGGAAACCTCAAAGTCTGACTTCTGGGGCGATTGGCCGAGATCTAACTCGACCGACCAGCCATGTCCAGGTCCAAGTAAGGAAAGCCCGGTTGAAGAATCCCCATCCACCGACCTCGAAGGTGACGAACCTGAGAGTTACCATATGTCCAGCGAGGCCTCCATGGATGCAGCTTATCTGGACAAAATCTCAGAGCTGGACTCCATGATGCTGGACGGAGAGAGTTCTAGTAGCAGAGGATCACAGCTCTCCCTGGTCCCGTCCCCTCCCGCGGACTTGGACCACACTCTAATCCCAGAACCCCAAACCTGCCCTGGCGTCATGTCAACCCACAATGGCAATGACCAGAAGAACCACCCACCAGGTGACGACGTGGATGGCACCTCAATTGACAAAGTGGCTCCAAAAGGCGCTGCGGAGGAAGGGTTTGCAGCGCAGGTGTCAGGTAGTGAGAGTCGGGTCAATGTTTCTGATTGCGTGGAGGACGATGGTCTCTCCCAGACTGAAGAACTGTCTTTCGATTTGCTGTTCGATTCGCTGGAAGACAATCAGGAAGGTCCCTCCGGCTCTCTGAGTCCGGCAGGCAAAGACCACGACCACGtaagcccctcctcctcctctttcagctGCAATGGAAAACCTGCGAACACAACGAGAGACAGACACGCACTCATCATCAGTCAGCCAACGAAGAGGAAGTCTCACAGTCCTTTTAGCACAAGCAGTCCCACGAAACTTTCAAAGCTCATGTGA
- the pou4f1 gene encoding POU domain, class 4, transcription factor 1 translates to MMSMNSKQPHFAMHPSLPEHKYTTLHSSSEAIRRACLQTPQLQSNIFASLDETLLARAEALAAVDIAVSQGKTHPYKPDATYHTMSAVPCSSNSTVPLAHHHHHHHHHHHQNLEPPDIMDHIGSPSLALMPHDGNGGGGVGGGGGGGGLLSSPSGHPHSHMHGLSHLSHQAMGMNSPLTHHGLLPGHHGNQGGQGLNNNGLPSISDSDTDPRELEAFAERFKQRRIKLGVTQADVGGALANLKIPGVGSLSQSTICRFESLTLSHNNMIALKPILQAWLEEAEGAQREKMSKPDIFNGGEKKRKRTSIAAPEKRSLEAYFAVQPRPSSEKIAAIAEKLDLKKNVVRVWFCNQRQKQKRLKFSATH, encoded by the exons ATGATGTCCATGAACAGCAAACAGCCGCACTTCGCCATGCATCCCTCTCTACCCGAGCACAAGTACACCACCCTGCACTCCAGCTCGGAAGCTATAAGGAGAGCCTGTCTACAAACTCCACAG CTGCAGAGTAACATATTCGCCAGCCTGGATGAGACCCTGCTGGCCCGGGCTGAGGCTTTGGCGGCTGTGGACATCGCCGTGTCCCAGGGCAAGACGCATCCCTACAAGCCCGACGCCACCTACCACACGATGAGCGCGGTGCCCTGCTCGTCGAATTCCACCGTGCCACTggcccaccaccaccaccaccatcaccaccaccaccaccagaaCCTGGAGCCGCCGGACATCATGGACCACATCGGCTCGCCGTCCCTCGCCCTCATGCCGCACGACGGGAACGGCGGTGGAGGTGTCGGAGGCGGCGGAGGTGGCGGcgggctcctctcctccccctccggACACCCGCACTCTCACATGCACGGCTTGAGCCACCTCTCCCACCAGGCTATGGGCATGAACTCGCCTCTCACCCACCACGGGCTTTTACCGGGCCACCACGGGAATCAAGGCGGCCAAGGGCTCAATAACAACGGACTCCCCTCAATCAGTGACTCGGACACGGACCCGCGGGAGCTGGAGGCGTTCGCGGAGCGCTTCAAGCAGCGGAGGATCAAGCTGGGGGTGACCCAGGCGGACGTGGGCGGCGCCCTGGCTAATCTCAAGATCCCCGGCGTGGGGTCACTGAGCCAAAGTACAATTTGTCGGTTCGAGTCGTTGACGCTGTCCCACAACAACATGATCGCGCTCAAGCCCATCCTGCAGGCCTGGCTGGAGGAGGCCGAGGGGGCCCAGAGGGAGAAGATGAGCAAACCGGACATTTTCAACGGAGGGGAAAAGAAACGCAAGCGGACGTCGATAGCGGCCCCGGAGAAGAGGTCTCTGGAGGCTTACTTCGCCGTGCAGCCGCGGCCCTCGTCCGAGAAAATCGCAGCTATCGCGGAAAAGTTGGACCTGAAAAAAAATGTGGTGCGCGTGTGGTTTTGTaaccaaagacagaaacagaagaggTTGAAATTTTCCGCCACTCACTGA